A part of Aegilops tauschii subsp. strangulata cultivar AL8/78 chromosome 2, Aet v6.0, whole genome shotgun sequence genomic DNA contains:
- the LOC109751261 gene encoding probable calcium-binding protein CML13: MSTMKGQIRRERPRTRPHGLTQQKRQEIKEAFDLFDTDNSGTIDAKELNVAMRALGFEMTEEQINQMIADVDKDGSGSIDYEEFEHMMTAKIGERDTKEELTKAFRIIDQDKNGKISDVDIQRIAKELGENFTLQEIQEMVQEADQNGDGEIDFGEFARMMKKTSYGY, encoded by the exons ATG TCTACAATGAAGGGACAGATAAGGAGGGAGAGGCCTAGGACTCGTCCTCATGGCCTCACGCAACAGAAGAGGCAGGAAATAAAGGAAGCATTTGATCTTTTTGACACCGATAACTCTG GAACCATCGATGCCAAGGAGCTGAATGTTGCAATGAG AGCCTTGGGGTTTGAGATGACAGAAGAG CAAATCAATCAGATGATTGCTGATGTTGACAAAGATGGCAGTGGATCGATAGATTATGAGGAGTTTGAGCACATGATGACTGCCAAGATTGGGGAGAGGGACACTAAAGAAGAGCTTACAAAAGCGTTCCGCATTATTGACCAAGATAAAAAT GGGAAGATTTCAGATGTTGATATTCAGCGTATTGCCAAAGAGTTGGGTGAAAATTTCACTCTCCAAGAGATCCAAGAAATGGTTCAAGAGGCAGATCAAAATG GCGATGGCGAGATAGATTTTGGCGAGTTTGCGAGGATGATGAAGAAGACCAGCTATGGCTACTAG